One Festucalex cinctus isolate MCC-2025b chromosome 1, RoL_Fcin_1.0, whole genome shotgun sequence genomic region harbors:
- the mgp gene encoding matrix Gla protein: MRSLLQFLALCAVLSLCVSFSRGRATRSNSDSNESTESNEDVFVAPRRANSFIMPQRHTVYNLPRGNGYNSYFMSRRVKSPAERRAETCEDYSPCRFFAYHHGYQVAYRRYFGTSTPQRRTTAARRY; the protein is encoded by the exons ATGAGAAGCCTTCTTCAATTTCTTGCACTCTGTGCTGTGCTCTCGCTGTGCGTCTCCTTTAGCAGAGGTAGAGCTACCCGCTCAAATTCAG ACTCCAATGAAAGCACAGAATCCAATGAAG ATGTGTTTGTGGCCCCGAGGCGAGCCAATTCCTTCATCATGCCGCAGAGACACACCGTGTACAACCTTCCCAGAGGAAACGGCTACAACAGCTACTTCATGAG TCGCAGGGTCAAGTCCCCAGCAGAGAGACGTGCCGAGACCTGCGAAGATTACTCTCCCTGCCGCTTCTTCGCCTATCACCATGGCTACCAGGTGGCCTACCGGAGATACTTTGGGACCAGCACTCCACAGAGGAGAACAACTGCAGCTCGCCGATATTAA